From Ramlibacter tataouinensis, the proteins below share one genomic window:
- a CDS encoding ABC transporter substrate-binding protein, protein MNALKLAALAIGCAALATASLAQQPRKQVGKGEGRVDIVAWPGYIERGATDKNFDWVTDFEKKSGCKVNVKTAGTSDEMVALMNEGGFDLVTASGDASTRLIRGKKVQPINVSLIPSFKNVDPRLQKASWHFENNTHYGVPYQWGWNVLMYNTKVFGDKKPNSWSVVFEEQNLPDGKSNKGRVQAFDGPIYIADAALYLMKKKPDLGIKDPYELNEAQYKAALDLLRAQRKLVGKYWHDAFVQIDDFTNEGVVASSSWQFQANILGSKKAPVATVVPVEGATGWADTTMMHSDAKNPNCAYMWLEHSLNPKLQGDLAAWFGSVPSVPAACKGNALLKDDGCARQGYNDFEKISFWKTPVTQCKSQNNQCVPYHKWVSDYIAVLGGR, encoded by the coding sequence ATGAATGCTCTGAAGCTTGCTGCGCTTGCCATTGGCTGCGCGGCCCTGGCCACTGCCAGCCTCGCCCAACAGCCACGCAAGCAGGTCGGCAAGGGTGAGGGGCGCGTGGACATCGTCGCCTGGCCCGGCTACATCGAGCGCGGCGCCACCGACAAGAACTTCGACTGGGTGACCGACTTCGAGAAGAAGTCCGGCTGCAAGGTGAACGTGAAGACCGCCGGCACCTCCGACGAGATGGTGGCGCTGATGAACGAGGGCGGCTTCGACCTGGTGACGGCTTCGGGCGACGCGAGCACGCGCCTGATCCGCGGCAAGAAGGTGCAGCCGATCAACGTCAGCCTGATCCCGAGCTTCAAGAACGTCGACCCGCGCCTGCAGAAGGCGTCGTGGCACTTCGAGAACAACACGCACTACGGTGTGCCATACCAGTGGGGCTGGAACGTGCTGATGTACAACACCAAGGTGTTCGGCGACAAGAAGCCCAACTCCTGGTCCGTGGTGTTCGAGGAACAGAACCTGCCGGACGGCAAGAGCAACAAGGGACGCGTGCAGGCCTTCGACGGGCCGATCTACATCGCCGATGCGGCCCTGTACCTGATGAAGAAGAAGCCCGACCTAGGCATCAAGGACCCGTACGAGCTGAACGAGGCCCAGTACAAGGCCGCGCTTGACCTGCTGCGCGCGCAGCGCAAGCTGGTAGGCAAGTACTGGCATGACGCGTTCGTGCAGATCGACGACTTCACCAACGAGGGCGTGGTGGCCTCCAGCTCCTGGCAGTTCCAGGCCAACATCCTGGGCAGCAAGAAGGCGCCGGTCGCCACTGTGGTGCCGGTCGAGGGCGCAACGGGCTGGGCGGACACGACCATGATGCATTCGGACGCCAAGAACCCCAACTGCGCCTACATGTGGCTGGAGCACTCGCTCAACCCGAAACTGCAGGGCGACCTGGCCGCCTGGTTCGGATCGGTGCCGTCGGTGCCGGCCGCGTGCAAGGGCAATGCGCTGCTCAAGGACGACGGCTGCGCGCGCCAGGGCTACAACGACTTCGAGAAGATCTCGTTCTGGAAGACGCCGGTCACCCAGTGCAAGTCGCAGAACAACCAGTGCGTGCCTTATCACAAGTGGGTGTCCGACTACATCGCGGTCCTCGGTGGACGCTGA
- a CDS encoding LysR family transcriptional regulator: MQRHFTFKQFRYFLAVSETGSVAAAARMINIAQSAVTSSILELEATLGTRLFERTSRGMALTQAGHRFQASARKVISAVAEAGMIDRGRQETLTGTLDIGVTSLVAGYYLADLFARFQRSHPSVRISVVEDTPQFLEHLLVNGELDLAIMVSNALGDPQALVVELLTSSPNRVWLASSHPLAEHSEISLAECAAVPQVVLEADRVEGVMRAVWSRFGLHPDVLLRTGSLEAVRSLVGVGAGITILPDFLYRPWTLDADHIEVRNLRDAVPSIDVGLVWRRGTRTRDVVSEFIEIAREQSGATRRS, encoded by the coding sequence TTGCAGCGGCACTTCACGTTCAAGCAATTCCGCTACTTCCTGGCGGTGTCCGAGACCGGCTCGGTCGCCGCGGCCGCGCGCATGATCAACATCGCCCAGTCGGCCGTGACCAGTTCGATCCTGGAACTGGAAGCCACCTTGGGCACCCGCCTGTTCGAGCGCACCTCGCGCGGCATGGCGCTGACGCAGGCCGGGCACCGCTTCCAGGCCAGTGCGCGCAAGGTCATCTCAGCCGTGGCGGAGGCGGGCATGATCGACCGCGGCCGGCAGGAGACGCTGACCGGCACGCTCGACATCGGCGTGACCAGCCTGGTGGCCGGCTACTACCTGGCTGACCTGTTCGCGCGTTTCCAGCGCTCGCATCCCTCGGTGCGGATCAGCGTGGTCGAAGACACCCCGCAGTTCCTGGAGCACCTGCTGGTCAATGGCGAACTGGACCTGGCCATCATGGTGTCCAACGCGCTGGGCGACCCGCAGGCGCTGGTGGTGGAACTGCTGACCAGCTCCCCCAACCGTGTCTGGCTGGCCTCCAGCCACCCGCTGGCCGAGCACAGCGAGATCAGCCTGGCCGAGTGCGCGGCGGTGCCGCAGGTGGTGCTGGAAGCCGACCGTGTCGAGGGCGTGATGCGCGCCGTCTGGTCGCGCTTCGGCCTGCACCCCGACGTGCTGCTGCGCACGGGATCGCTGGAGGCGGTGCGTTCGCTGGTGGGCGTGGGAGCGGGCATCACCATCCTGCCCGATTTCCTTTACCGCCCGTGGACGCTGGATGCCGACCACATCGAGGTGCGCAACCTGCGCGACGCGGTGCCCAGCATCGACGTGGGGCTGGTGTGGCGGCGCGGCACGCGCACGCGCGACGTGGTCTCGGAATTCATCGAGATCGCGCGCGAGCAGTCCGGGGCGACGCGGCGCAGCTGA
- a CDS encoding LEA type 2 family protein yields MPNELELMRRRQALQRLAVLSLLAGCATPASDPVQVLVVGLDPLDGQGMEFRFLCKLRVQNPNEAPIDFSGVFVELQVNGATVASGVSDATGTVPRFGETLLEVPVTISALRVARVALGMFTSTSSGGSRAPIPYALKGKIAGPTFSAVRFESKGELDLSRFGDSVPVRTE; encoded by the coding sequence ATGCCCAACGAGCTCGAGCTGATGCGGCGTCGCCAGGCCTTGCAGCGCCTTGCCGTCCTGTCCTTGCTGGCGGGTTGCGCCACGCCCGCGAGCGACCCGGTGCAGGTGCTCGTGGTCGGATTGGACCCGCTGGACGGCCAGGGCATGGAATTTCGCTTCCTGTGCAAACTGCGCGTGCAGAACCCCAACGAGGCGCCAATCGACTTCAGCGGCGTCTTCGTGGAGCTGCAGGTCAATGGGGCCACGGTTGCCAGCGGTGTGAGCGACGCCACGGGCACCGTGCCTCGCTTCGGCGAGACCCTGCTGGAGGTGCCAGTGACCATTTCGGCGCTGCGCGTCGCACGCGTGGCGCTCGGCATGTTCACCAGCACCAGCAGCGGCGGCAGTCGAGCGCCCATTCCCTACGCGCTCAAGGGCAAGATCGCCGGTCCCACCTTCAGTGCGGTGCGCTTCGAGTCAAAAGGCGAGCTCGACCTTTCGCGCTTCGGCGACTCCGTTCCGGTACGGACCGAGTGA
- the alaS gene encoding alanine--tRNA ligase, which translates to MTSSNRPLFTVAEIRQSFLDFFKDKQHTVVASSPLVPGNDPTLMFTNSGMVQFKDVFLGTDKRPYVRAASVQACLRAGGKHNDLENVGYTARHHTFFEMLGNWSFGDYFKRESLKWGWELLTEVYKLPKEKLWATVYIDDDEAYDIWTKDIGVPPERVVRIGDNKGARYASDNFWMMADTGPCGPCSEIFYDHGPHIAGGPPGSPDQDGDRYIEIWNHVFMQFDMQPDGSVRKLPAPCVDTGMGLERLAAILQHVHSNYEIDLFDALIKAAARETGIKDLENPSLKVIADHIRATSFLVADGVIPSNEGRGYVQRRIIRRAIRHGYKLGRKQPFFHKLVPDLVKLMGEAYPNLAKGEKRIMDVLKAEEERFYETLANGMEILDSALGGGQQALPGEVAFKLHDTYGFPLDLTQDVCRERGVGVDVAGFDAAMEKQKAAGRAAGKFKMDRALEYAGEGNQFVGYEKLEQAGKVVALYIDGTAVEELRAGQDGIVVLDTTPFYAESGGQVGDAGALEFGHFRFDVEDTQKIKADVYGHHGHLPQGVLKVGDSVTAKVDMARRHATMRNHSVTHLMHKALREVLGDHVQQKGSLVDADKTRFDFTHNQPVTEEQVREIEARVNVEILANQATQARVMDIESAKATGAMMLFGEKYGDSVRVLDIGTSRELCGGTHVERTGDIGLFKVVSEGGVAAGIRRVEAVTGANALAYLQQLEAAVNQAAGTLKAAPTELQGRISQVLDQVRALEKEVAQLKGKLASSQGDDLVAQAVDVKGIKVLAARLDGADAKTLRETMDKLKDKLKTAAIVLASVEGGKVQLAAGVTADSMGKVKAGELVNFVAQQVGGKGGGKPDMAMAGGTDAGKLPTALQSVQGWVAERV; encoded by the coding sequence ATGACCTCATCTAATCGCCCCCTTTTCACCGTCGCTGAGATCCGCCAGAGCTTCCTGGATTTCTTCAAGGACAAGCAGCACACCGTGGTCGCTTCCAGCCCGCTGGTGCCCGGCAACGACCCGACGCTGATGTTCACCAACTCCGGCATGGTGCAGTTCAAGGATGTGTTCCTCGGCACCGACAAGCGCCCGTACGTGCGCGCCGCGTCGGTGCAGGCCTGCCTGCGCGCCGGCGGCAAGCACAACGACCTGGAGAACGTGGGCTACACCGCGCGGCACCACACCTTCTTCGAGATGCTGGGCAACTGGAGCTTCGGTGACTACTTCAAGCGCGAATCGCTGAAGTGGGGCTGGGAACTGCTGACCGAGGTCTACAAGCTGCCCAAGGAAAAGCTATGGGCCACGGTCTACATCGACGACGACGAGGCCTACGACATCTGGACGAAGGACATCGGCGTGCCGCCCGAGCGCGTGGTGCGCATCGGCGACAACAAGGGCGCGCGCTACGCCTCGGACAACTTCTGGATGATGGCCGACACCGGCCCCTGCGGCCCCTGCTCGGAGATCTTCTACGACCACGGCCCTCATATCGCCGGCGGCCCGCCCGGCTCGCCAGACCAGGACGGCGACCGCTACATCGAGATCTGGAACCACGTGTTCATGCAGTTCGACATGCAGCCCGACGGCAGCGTGCGCAAGCTGCCCGCGCCCTGCGTGGACACCGGCATGGGCCTGGAGCGCCTGGCGGCCATCCTGCAGCATGTCCACAGCAACTACGAGATCGACCTGTTCGACGCCTTGATCAAGGCCGCGGCGCGCGAAACCGGGATCAAGGACCTGGAGAACCCCTCGCTGAAGGTGATCGCCGACCACATCCGCGCCACCTCCTTCCTGGTGGCCGACGGCGTCATTCCTTCCAATGAAGGCCGGGGCTACGTGCAGCGCCGCATCATCCGCCGCGCCATCCGCCACGGCTACAAGCTGGGCCGCAAGCAGCCCTTCTTCCACAAGCTGGTGCCGGACCTGGTCAAGCTGATGGGCGAGGCCTACCCGAACCTCGCCAAGGGCGAGAAGCGCATCATGGACGTGCTCAAGGCCGAGGAGGAGCGCTTCTACGAGACGCTCGCCAACGGCATGGAGATCCTGGACTCGGCCCTGGGCGGCGGCCAGCAGGCGCTGCCGGGCGAAGTGGCCTTCAAGCTGCACGACACCTACGGCTTCCCGCTGGACCTGACGCAGGACGTCTGCCGCGAGCGCGGCGTCGGCGTGGACGTGGCGGGCTTCGATGCCGCCATGGAAAAGCAGAAGGCAGCCGGCCGCGCGGCGGGCAAGTTCAAGATGGACCGCGCACTGGAGTACGCCGGCGAGGGCAACCAGTTCGTCGGCTACGAGAAGCTGGAGCAGGCGGGCAAGGTCGTGGCGCTGTACATCGATGGCACCGCGGTCGAAGAGCTCAGGGCGGGCCAGGACGGCATCGTGGTGCTGGACACCACGCCGTTCTACGCGGAAAGCGGCGGCCAGGTGGGCGACGCCGGCGCGCTGGAGTTCGGCCACTTCCGCTTCGACGTCGAGGACACGCAGAAGATCAAGGCCGACGTCTACGGCCACCACGGGCACCTGCCGCAGGGCGTGCTGAAGGTGGGCGACAGCGTGACGGCCAAGGTCGACATGGCCCGGCGCCACGCCACCATGCGCAACCACTCGGTCACGCACCTGATGCACAAGGCCCTGCGCGAGGTGCTGGGCGACCACGTGCAGCAGAAGGGCTCGCTGGTCGACGCCGACAAGACCCGCTTCGACTTCACGCACAACCAGCCGGTGACCGAAGAGCAGGTCCGCGAGATCGAAGCGCGCGTCAACGTCGAGATCCTGGCCAACCAGGCGACCCAGGCCCGCGTGATGGACATCGAATCGGCCAAGGCCACCGGGGCCATGATGCTGTTCGGCGAGAAGTACGGCGACTCCGTGCGCGTGCTGGACATCGGCACCAGCCGCGAGCTGTGCGGCGGCACGCACGTGGAGCGCACCGGCGACATCGGCCTGTTCAAGGTCGTGTCCGAAGGCGGCGTGGCCGCCGGCATCCGCCGCGTCGAAGCGGTGACCGGCGCCAACGCACTGGCCTACCTCCAGCAGCTGGAAGCTGCGGTGAACCAGGCCGCCGGCACGCTCAAGGCCGCGCCCACCGAACTGCAGGGCCGCATCTCGCAGGTGCTCGACCAGGTGCGTGCGCTCGAGAAGGAAGTGGCCCAGCTCAAGGGCAAGCTCGCGTCCTCGCAGGGCGACGATCTGGTGGCCCAGGCGGTCGACGTGAAGGGCATCAAGGTGCTGGCGGCGCGCCTGGACGGCGCCGACGCCAAGACCCTGCGCGAGACCATGGACAAGCTCAAGGACAAGCTCAAGACGGCCGCCATCGTGCTGGCCTCGGTCGAGGGCGGCAAGGTGCAGCTGGCGGCCGGCGTTACGGCCGACAGCATGGGCAAGGTCAAGGCCGGCGAGCTGGTGAACTTCGTCGCCCAGCAGGTGGGCGGCAAGGGCGGCGGCAAGCCCGACATGGCCATGGCCGGCGGCACCGACGCCGGCAAGCTGCCCACGGCCCTGCAATCGGTGCAGGGCTGGGTCGCCGAACGCGTCTAG
- a CDS encoding ABC transporter substrate-binding protein — protein MNKDRRQLLGTVLATTLASWGLPGAAWAQGKAAAGPRKIVLGQSVPLTGAADQIGLAFAGGAKLYFDEFNARKNNPGWTFELRQMDDGYTAAKAAANAKKLLDDGADILFGFVGTGTTDAAGELATKEGALFFAPFAASDKLRDRNRANVFHVRPSLSDEAFKMVRHCATLGQDRLAVVAEDDAMGRAGLAAIQQAMADQKLPPLVAQAFVPVNSDKVDEAVATILKAQPHAVLQVSLFNSTAAFIRKMRKTGYIGSFLNFSVVGIDPLFTALGKDIGGVVVSQVVPSPRQSATPIVKEYLAAIDNSDQTPSYEGLEGFIAAKTLAEAVRRAGKTWDKASLQKTMAAMTDYDVGGFRINLRAGVRDSVRAIDLVSITPDGKIVR, from the coding sequence ATGAACAAGGATCGCAGGCAATTGCTGGGTACGGTGCTGGCGACCACGCTCGCCAGCTGGGGGCTGCCGGGCGCCGCCTGGGCCCAGGGCAAGGCGGCGGCCGGGCCGCGCAAGATCGTGCTCGGCCAGTCGGTGCCGCTCACCGGCGCGGCCGACCAGATCGGGCTGGCATTCGCCGGCGGCGCCAAGCTCTACTTCGACGAGTTCAACGCGCGCAAGAACAACCCGGGCTGGACCTTCGAGCTGCGCCAGATGGACGACGGCTATACCGCAGCCAAGGCCGCGGCCAACGCCAAGAAGCTGCTCGACGACGGCGCCGACATCCTGTTCGGCTTCGTGGGTACCGGCACCACCGATGCCGCCGGTGAACTGGCCACCAAGGAGGGCGCCCTGTTCTTCGCGCCCTTCGCCGCCTCGGACAAGCTGCGCGACCGCAACCGCGCCAACGTGTTCCACGTGCGGCCCAGCCTCTCGGACGAGGCCTTCAAGATGGTTCGGCATTGCGCCACCCTGGGCCAGGACCGGCTCGCCGTGGTGGCCGAGGACGACGCCATGGGCCGGGCCGGGCTCGCCGCCATCCAGCAGGCGATGGCGGACCAGAAGCTGCCGCCGCTGGTGGCGCAGGCCTTCGTGCCGGTCAACAGCGACAAGGTGGACGAGGCGGTCGCGACGATCCTGAAAGCCCAGCCGCACGCCGTGCTGCAGGTGTCGCTGTTCAACTCCACCGCCGCCTTCATCCGCAAGATGCGCAAGACGGGCTACATCGGCAGCTTCCTGAACTTCTCGGTGGTGGGCATCGATCCGCTCTTCACCGCGCTCGGCAAGGACATCGGCGGCGTGGTGGTGTCGCAGGTGGTGCCCTCGCCCAGGCAGTCGGCCACGCCGATCGTGAAGGAGTACCTCGCCGCGATCGACAACTCCGACCAGACACCCTCGTACGAGGGCCTGGAAGGCTTCATCGCCGCCAAGACCTTGGCCGAGGCGGTGCGCCGCGCCGGCAAGACCTGGGACAAGGCCAGCCTGCAGAAGACCATGGCGGCCATGACCGACTACGACGTCGGCGGCTTCCGCATCAACCTGCGCGCCGGCGTGCGCGACTCGGTGCGCGCCATCGACCTGGTGTCGATCACGCCCGACGGGAAGATCGTCCGCTGA
- the trmB gene encoding tRNA (guanosine(46)-N7)-methyltransferase TrmB, translated as MTDTGNSPAPSPSGAPDHIQHPRAIRSFVRRAGRTTIGQAKAFEQWGPRFLLPYSATPLDLAQAFGREAPTILEIGFGMGEATAHIAGLMPEKNFLCCEVHEPGVGALLKRIGEHELANIRIVQHDAVEVLDHMLAPDCLAGVHVFFPDPWHKLRHNKRRLIQPPLVAKLAAHLQRGGYIHCATDWEPYAQQMLEVLSAEPALQNTTQGFAARPDYRPLTKFENRGLKLGHGVWDVVFRKS; from the coding sequence GTGACTGACACCGGCAACAGCCCCGCCCCCTCGCCTTCCGGCGCCCCCGACCACATCCAGCATCCGCGCGCCATCCGCAGCTTCGTCAGGCGCGCCGGCAGAACCACCATTGGCCAGGCCAAGGCCTTCGAGCAATGGGGGCCCCGCTTCTTGCTCCCCTACAGCGCGACGCCGCTGGACCTGGCGCAAGCCTTCGGCCGCGAAGCCCCCACCATCCTGGAAATCGGCTTCGGCATGGGCGAGGCCACGGCCCATATCGCCGGGCTGATGCCGGAGAAGAACTTCCTGTGCTGCGAAGTGCATGAACCGGGCGTGGGCGCCCTGCTCAAGCGCATCGGCGAGCACGAGCTGGCCAACATCCGCATCGTGCAGCACGACGCGGTCGAAGTGCTCGACCACATGCTGGCCCCGGACTGCCTGGCGGGCGTGCATGTGTTCTTTCCCGATCCCTGGCACAAGCTGCGGCACAACAAGCGGCGCCTGATCCAGCCGCCGCTGGTGGCCAAACTGGCCGCACATTTGCAACGCGGCGGTTACATCCATTGCGCCACCGACTGGGAGCCCTACGCGCAGCAGATGCTGGAGGTGCTCTCGGCCGAGCCCGCGCTGCAGAACACCACCCAGGGCTTCGCGGCGCGGCCCGACTACCGTCCGCTGACCAAGTTCGAGAACCGCGGACTGAAGCTCGGCCACGGGGTGTGGGACGTGGTGTTCCGGAAGAGCTGA
- the gluQRS gene encoding tRNA glutamyl-Q(34) synthetase GluQRS, with protein MARYVGRFAPSPTGPLHAGSLVAALASWLDARAHDGRWLVRIEDVDTPRCDAAATDTILRQLADCALLADEAPVFQSARGAPYQAALDLLVAQGRAYPCACSRKDIEQALAAAGRSHERHGELVYPGTCRGGLRGRAARAWRFRIEPGTVRWTDRRLGPQAQDVEREVGDFVLKRADGLWAYQLAVVVDDAAQGVTDVVRGEDLADNTARQVQLQRALGVATPRYFHTPLVLGDNGEKLSKQNGAKALDTSDALSALNAAARVLGLQRQSGSVGEALAGWSAQWRDFYNRPGD; from the coding sequence ATGGCCCGCTACGTCGGGCGCTTCGCGCCCTCGCCCACCGGGCCCTTGCATGCCGGCTCGCTGGTCGCGGCGCTGGCCAGCTGGCTGGACGCGCGCGCGCATGACGGCCGCTGGCTGGTGCGCATCGAAGACGTGGACACGCCGCGCTGCGATGCCGCAGCGACCGACACCATCCTGCGGCAGCTGGCCGATTGCGCCTTGCTGGCCGACGAAGCGCCGGTGTTCCAGTCCGCCCGCGGCGCGCCCTACCAGGCGGCGCTCGACCTGCTCGTGGCACAGGGCCGCGCCTACCCCTGCGCCTGCTCGCGCAAGGACATCGAACAGGCGCTGGCCGCGGCCGGACGCAGCCACGAGCGGCACGGCGAGCTGGTGTATCCCGGCACCTGCCGGGGCGGCCTGCGCGGCCGCGCGGCGCGCGCCTGGCGGTTCCGCATCGAGCCGGGCACGGTGCGCTGGACCGATCGCCGGCTGGGACCGCAGGCCCAGGACGTGGAGCGCGAAGTGGGCGATTTCGTTCTGAAGCGCGCCGACGGCCTGTGGGCCTACCAGCTGGCGGTGGTGGTGGACGATGCGGCGCAAGGGGTCACCGATGTCGTGCGCGGCGAAGACCTGGCGGACAACACGGCGCGGCAGGTCCAGCTGCAACGCGCGCTGGGCGTGGCGACGCCCCGCTACTTTCACACGCCGCTGGTGCTGGGGGACAACGGCGAGAAGCTCTCCAAGCAGAACGGCGCGAAGGCGCTGGATACGTCGGATGCGCTTTCCGCCCTCAATGCCGCAGCCCGGGTGCTGGGGCTGCAGCGCCAGTCAGGCAGCGTCGGCGAGGCGCTCGCCGGCTGGAGTGCGCAGTGGCGCGACTTTTACAATCGGCCGGGTGACTGA
- a CDS encoding NAD(P)/FAD-dependent oxidoreductase has protein sequence MKSTKKIAVVGAGIAGLACARTLARAGHEVTVFEQEAQVGGRTATCDTPFGTFDHGAQYFTVRDARFEQALQTAPGACKAWSANAVRVLDPHGRVAEASLPAREAHWVGVPGMHEVARQWARPLVEGGRIELETRVTGVERDALDASRWQLRTSGAQDSVHVYSGYEAVLLALPAGPAGGLLRLSGVAPDFAARMETVEVAPCWTLMLAFPHATQPQLAHLGPQWNAALSTHHRLAWLARESSKPGRSPVERWTAQASPAWSQEHEGDDGPRVQAKLLKAFSEITGIRAEPSHAEVFRWRWAKTMKPLGASHLWDGGQGIGLCGDWCLGHRVEDAFVSGLELALAVA, from the coding sequence ATGAAATCGACTAAAAAAATCGCAGTGGTCGGCGCCGGCATCGCCGGCCTGGCCTGTGCCCGCACCCTGGCCCGCGCGGGGCACGAGGTGACCGTGTTCGAGCAGGAGGCGCAGGTGGGCGGCCGCACGGCCACCTGCGACACGCCCTTCGGCACCTTCGACCACGGCGCGCAGTACTTCACCGTGCGCGACGCCCGGTTCGAGCAGGCCCTGCAGACCGCGCCGGGCGCCTGCAAGGCCTGGAGCGCCAACGCCGTGCGGGTGCTGGACCCGCATGGCCGCGTGGCGGAGGCGTCGCTGCCCGCGCGCGAAGCGCACTGGGTCGGCGTCCCGGGCATGCACGAAGTCGCGCGCCAATGGGCGCGGCCGCTGGTCGAGGGCGGGCGCATCGAACTCGAAACCCGGGTGACCGGCGTCGAACGCGACGCGCTGGATGCCTCGCGCTGGCAGCTGCGCACCAGCGGCGCGCAGGATTCCGTCCATGTCTATTCCGGCTACGAGGCCGTGCTGCTGGCCCTGCCGGCGGGGCCGGCCGGCGGGCTGCTGCGCCTGTCGGGCGTCGCGCCGGACTTCGCGGCGCGCATGGAAACGGTCGAAGTCGCGCCCTGCTGGACGCTGATGCTGGCGTTCCCGCACGCCACGCAACCGCAACTCGCGCACCTGGGGCCGCAGTGGAACGCCGCGCTGAGCACGCACCACCGGCTGGCCTGGCTGGCGCGCGAATCGTCCAAGCCCGGCCGCAGCCCGGTGGAGCGCTGGACGGCGCAGGCCAGCCCGGCCTGGTCGCAGGAGCACGAGGGCGACGACGGCCCACGCGTGCAGGCCAAGCTGCTCAAGGCCTTCTCCGAAATCACCGGCATCCGGGCTGAGCCCAGCCATGCCGAGGTGTTCCGCTGGCGCTGGGCCAAGACCATGAAGCCGCTGGGCGCGTCGCACCTGTGGGATGGCGGCCAGGGCATCGGCTTGTGCGGCGACTGGTGCCTGGGACATCGCGTCGAGGACGCCTTCGTTTCGGGGCTGGAGCTGGCGCTGGCCGTCGCTTAG
- a CDS encoding LysR family transcriptional regulator, protein MPTARDVLTPDSLALLQAVEQAGSFAAAARELGLVPSAVTYRIRQIEDALDVLLFDRSSRQARLTDAGQELLREGGRLLQEIDAVANRVQRVATGWESQLTVAVDTVIACSTVMELAQAFCPVAPNTRLRLRDESLSGTLEALTSGQADLAIGIAVEPGTAVDVHSKPLGDLPFIYAVAPHHPLASVKEPIRDEVLLKHRAVAVADSVQRGSGVTFGLLAGQDVLTVGTMRAKLDAQLRGLGGGFLPEPMARPFVETGTLVVKKVHRDPRLVRLSYAWRTSATPGRALQWWLAQLDSPVTRKALLERHGMPN, encoded by the coding sequence ATGCCCACGGCCCGCGATGTGCTCACCCCGGATTCGCTTGCCCTGTTGCAGGCCGTCGAGCAGGCGGGAAGTTTCGCCGCGGCAGCGCGCGAGCTCGGGCTCGTCCCCAGTGCGGTCACCTATCGCATCCGCCAGATCGAGGACGCGCTCGACGTGCTGCTGTTCGACCGCAGTTCCCGCCAGGCGCGCCTGACCGACGCCGGCCAGGAACTGCTGCGCGAAGGCGGCCGCCTGCTGCAGGAGATCGACGCCGTGGCCAACCGCGTGCAGCGGGTCGCCACCGGCTGGGAGTCGCAGCTGACGGTCGCGGTGGACACGGTGATCGCCTGTTCCACCGTGATGGAGCTGGCGCAGGCCTTCTGCCCCGTGGCGCCCAACACGCGGCTGCGCCTGCGCGACGAATCGCTTTCCGGCACGCTGGAAGCGCTCACCAGCGGCCAGGCCGACCTGGCGATCGGCATCGCGGTGGAACCGGGCACCGCGGTGGACGTGCACAGCAAGCCGCTTGGCGACCTGCCCTTCATCTATGCGGTGGCGCCCCATCACCCGCTGGCCAGTGTCAAGGAGCCGATCCGGGACGAAGTGCTGCTGAAGCATCGCGCGGTGGCGGTGGCGGACTCGGTGCAGCGCGGCTCGGGGGTGACCTTCGGCCTGCTGGCAGGGCAGGACGTGCTGACCGTGGGCACCATGCGCGCCAAACTGGATGCGCAGCTGCGCGGCCTGGGCGGCGGCTTTCTGCCGGAGCCCATGGCGCGGCCCTTCGTGGAAACCGGCACGCTGGTGGTCAAGAAGGTCCATCGCGACCCGCGCCTGGTGCGTCTGAGCTACGCCTGGCGCACCAGCGCCACGCCCGGCCGCGCCTTGCAATGGTGGCTGGCGCAATTGGACAGCCCGGTGACGCGAAAAGCGCTGCTGGAGCGGCACGGCATGCCAAACTAG
- a CDS encoding pirin family protein, which translates to MLTLRKGRERGYADHGWLKSFHSFSFAGYYDPQHMGFGNLRVINEDRIAPGTGFGTHGHRDMEIISYVLEGNLAHKDSMGNVKGIPPGEVQRMSAGRGVMHSEFNHAPGEETHFLQIWIEPNELGIAPGYEQKAFPAGEKRGRLRLVASPGAEDGSVRIHADARMYAGLFDGDEAFELALDPQRKGYVHVVRGELEVNDQKLVAGDAAKLENETAVRLSKGRDAEVLVFDLAER; encoded by the coding sequence ATGTTGACCTTGCGCAAGGGCCGCGAACGCGGCTACGCCGACCACGGCTGGCTGAAGTCGTTTCACAGCTTTTCCTTTGCCGGCTACTACGACCCGCAGCACATGGGGTTCGGCAACCTGCGCGTGATCAACGAGGACCGCATCGCGCCGGGCACGGGCTTCGGCACGCACGGCCATCGTGACATGGAAATCATCAGCTACGTGCTGGAAGGCAACCTGGCGCACAAGGACAGCATGGGCAACGTCAAGGGCATTCCGCCGGGCGAGGTGCAGCGCATGAGCGCGGGCCGCGGCGTGATGCACAGCGAGTTCAACCACGCCCCGGGCGAGGAGACGCATTTCCTGCAGATCTGGATCGAGCCCAATGAGCTGGGGATCGCGCCCGGCTACGAGCAGAAGGCATTTCCCGCCGGCGAGAAGCGCGGGCGCCTGCGCCTGGTGGCTTCCCCCGGGGCCGAAGACGGATCGGTGCGCATCCACGCCGACGCCCGTATGTACGCGGGCCTGTTCGACGGTGACGAGGCATTCGAGCTCGCGCTCGACCCGCAGCGCAAGGGCTATGTGCACGTGGTGCGTGGTGAGCTCGAGGTCAACGACCAGAAGCTCGTTGCAGGCGACGCCGCCAAGCTGGAGAACGAAACGGCAGTGCGGCTGTCCAAGGGACGGGATGCCGAGGTCTTGGTGTTCGACTTGGCTGAACGCTGA